A section of the Deinococcus taeanensis genome encodes:
- a CDS encoding histidine phosphatase family protein, with translation MTKRLAPTGFAAPDRATATEFWVVRHGESTWNADGRYQGQADVPLSPVGVLQAASLAERLTGQQFGAVYSSDLTRAARTAEIVAERLTGPPPVQLDPGLREIDVGELSGLVITEIRERYPEYLSALTTEPWSTRRPGGESMEDLYARSGEAFSAIRRRHPGQRVLVFTHGGVVRVAVGLALGGVPANAWARLSVANTSVTRVLLGEGSGMLLGFNDDAHLESLLDATEADDVLGQAP, from the coding sequence TTGACCAAGCGTCTCGCCCCGACCGGGTTTGCCGCGCCGGACCGCGCCACCGCCACGGAATTCTGGGTGGTGCGGCACGGCGAAAGCACCTGGAACGCCGACGGCCGCTACCAGGGTCAGGCGGACGTTCCGTTGAGCCCGGTGGGCGTGCTGCAGGCCGCCAGCCTTGCCGAGCGCCTCACCGGGCAGCAGTTCGGCGCGGTGTACTCCAGCGACCTGACCCGCGCCGCCCGCACCGCCGAGATCGTCGCCGAGCGCCTCACCGGCCCGCCGCCCGTGCAGCTGGATCCGGGCCTGCGCGAAATCGACGTGGGCGAACTGTCCGGCCTGGTCATCACAGAGATCCGCGAACGGTACCCGGAGTACCTCTCGGCCCTCACCACCGAACCCTGGAGCACCCGCCGTCCGGGCGGGGAGAGCATGGAGGACCTGTACGCCCGCAGCGGCGAGGCGTTCAGCGCCATCCGCCGCCGCCACCCGGGCCAGCGGGTGCTGGTGTTCACGCACGGCGGCGTGGTCCGCGTGGCGGTGGGCCTGGCCCTGGGCGGCGTGCCCGCGAACGCCTGGGCGCGGCTGAGCGTGGCGAACACTTCCGTGACGCGCGTGCTGCTGGGGGAGGGCAGCGGCATGCTGCTGGGCTTCAACGACGACGCCCACCTGGAAAGCCTGCTGGACGCCACCGAAGCGGACGACGTGCTCGGCCAGGCCCCCTGA